In one Solanum lycopersicum chromosome 11, SLM_r2.1 genomic region, the following are encoded:
- the LOC101258123 gene encoding katanin p60 ATPase-containing subunit A1-like, giving the protein MPESFLIYILVASLQGCAVVGLQVQQEQQQQRMLQPYQVQQILIQQVSSLAATNYSQNSIVSNNNLVDNIYSARMEGGISSNVQNAEECIESTVLYDGPHPELAAKLEKEILETNPGVKWDDIAGLSEAKRILQEVMVLPLLMPEYFQGIRRPQRGVLIFGPSGTGKTLLAKVVATECGTTFLNISCSSLCGDCYGESERLTQCLFEIARTHAPTTIFIDEIDYLCSSKGSATEHEASRRVKAELIVQIDGLNNSNKMVTVLAATNFPQSLDEALRRRLKKRIYIPLPDFKSRKELIKINLKSIKLAPGVNIDQVARRTEGYSGDDLTKVCRDASFNGMRLKISGKTTEEIKNISKSEILNISITMDDFLEALDKIKPTVSATDIQRYEKWLLEFGSS; this is encoded by the exons ATGCCTGAATCATTTCTTATCTACATTTTG GTGGCATCATTACAAGGATGCGCAGTTGTAGGACTTCAAGTACAACaagagcaacaacaacaacgtaTGCTTCAACCATACCAAGTACAACAAATACTAATACAACAAGTTTCAAGTCTAGCAGCAACTAATTACTCACAGAATTCTATCGTGTCAAACAACAACCTCGTCGACAACATTTACAGTGCTAGGATG GAAGGAGGGATCAGCTCAAATGTGCAG AATGCTGAAGAATGTATTGAGTCAACAGTATTGTACGATGGACCTCATCCTGAATTAGCTGCTAAGCTTGAAAAGGAAATATTGGAGACAAATCCAGGAGTTAAATGGGATGATATTGCCGGACTAAGTGAAGCAAAGAGGATTCTACAGGAAGTAATGGTATTGCCATTGTTGATGCCTGAGTATTTCCAG GGAATCCGGAGACCTCAGAGAGGAGTTCTTATATTTGGTCCTTCGGGGACAGGGAAAACACTCTTGGCCAAAGTTGTTGCTACAGAGTGTGGGACAACATTTCTCAATATTTCTTGTAGTTCATTGTGTGGAGATTGCTATGGGGAGAGTGAGCGATTGACACAGTGCTTATTTGAGATTGCCCGTACTCATGCTCCAACTACAATTTTTATTGACGAGATTGATTATCTTTGCAGCTCCAAAGG GTCTGCTACAGAGCATGAAGCATCCCGAAGGGTAAAGGCTGAACTTATAGTTCAGATCGATGGGTTAAACAACTCTAATAAAATGGTGACAGTTTTGGCAGCAACAAATTTCCCCCAGAGTCTTGACGAGGCACTAAG GAGACGGCTAAAAAAGAGGATTTACATCCCACTTCCTGATTTTAAGAGTCGTAAGGAGCTTATAAAGATAAACTTGAAATCAATCAAG TTAGCTCCTGGGGTGAATATTGACCAAGTGGCACGAAGAACAGAAGGTTACAGTGGAGACGATCTAACAAAAGTCTGCAGAGATGCTTCTTTTAATGGGATGAGACTGAAGATATCAGGGAAAACTACAGAGGAAATTAAGAACATATCCAAATCTGAAATTCTGAATATTTCGATTACGATGGATGACTTTCTGGAAGCTTTAGATAAAATAAAGCCCACCGTTTCTGCAACGGACATTCAACGATATGAGAAATGGCTTTTAGAATTCGGATCATCATAG